From the genome of Malus sylvestris chromosome 13, drMalSylv7.2, whole genome shotgun sequence:
ATCCGTTTAACTGCCTGTGAGTGAATTGTCCAAGGAGAATGCATATACTGACATACTTGATTAACAGCAAAGGCCAAATTAGGCCAAGTCCATGTTAGATACTGCAAAGCCCTAACAGTGGAGCGATAAAATGTAGGATCGAAGAAATGAGAACCTGAGTGATCCAGTTTAGCAGAACCAATAGGAATGGAGTAAGGCTTGACACCAATCATATCAGTTTTCTTTAACAAATCCAGTGCATATTTAGACTGATGCAGAAATAAATCCTTAGTAGACCTATGAACCTCAATGCCGATAAAGTAGTGAATATCACTCAAGTCTTTCACAGGAAACATAGTTTGTAACTGAGCAATAATGGACTGACAGATTGTGCTAGAACTGCCAGTGATTatgatatcatcaacatagaccAAGATGAAAGTAATGGTGGAATCATTTTTGATAAACAGACTGGTGTCAGATTAGGAATGTGAGAAACCCAATGAGATGTGGCCTTGTGAAATGCTTCATACCAGGCTCGATGTGCCTATTTTAAACCATAGAGAGACCGGTTGAGTTTGCATACATGTTGAGGTTTGGACTGATCAACAAAGCCAGGAGGTTGGACCATGTAAACATCTTCCTTTAATGTACCATGCAAAAACGCATTACTAACATCAAGCTGATGTACAAACCAGTCATAAGAAACAGCAATGGATAAGAGAATTATGATAGTAGTCGGCTTAGCAACATGACTGAATGTCTCAGAGAAATCAAGACCCTCTTATTGATGAAACCCTTTAGCTACAAGACGGGCCTTATACCGTTCAATAGAGCCATCTGGTTTATGTTTGAGTCTAAACACCCACTTGCAACCTACCAAGTTCAAACTAGGATGAAAAGGAACTAAATCCCAAGTTCCAGTTGATTGCAAAGCTTGAAACTCATCCTCCATGGCTTTCATCTAGTCTGGATTCTTGGAAGCTTGTAAAAATGTTGTAGGTGTGGAAAGAAGACAAGCAAGAGGATCAACAGAGGCGGGAAGGGAATGCTTTGTTGCTGTGAAAACTTTTGGTTTGTGAATTCCAGCCTTAGCCCTTATAATCATAGGATGAGAGTTATGTAGAACAGGTGCAGGTACATAGGCAGATGGCAGAAATTGAGTAGACTAATGAGAAGTGGAGCAATCTGTGTGAATATGTGAAGTGTCATCTGTGGAGGAAGAATGGCTAGCAGGGATAGAAAAAGCTTGATGTTGTGATGAACTATCATGACTAGCAATATGTGAAGTACATGTTGAAGAAGAAACTGGAATGGTTACAGTAATAGGAGAAGAGCTGGGAGATGATGCAACTTGTGGTGAAATAGAGGCAGAGAACATGCCTTGCTTAAAAGGAAACAAGTGTTCATCAAAAGTAACATGCCTTGAGATATAAACTTTATTAGCCACAGGATCAAAACAGCGATAACCACAATGATTGAGACTATACCTGAGAAAAATACACAACTTGCTCTTTGGATCAAGTTTATTAGATGAGTAGGGCTGCAACCATGGATAGCAAGCACATCCAAAAACTTTGAGAGTATGATACTGAGGAATGGCATTGAAAAGTTTTTCCCAAGGACTAGTAGATGAGGATTGAGGAGGTAGTATATTCATGATGTAGATAGCAGTCTGAAAAGCCTCTACCCAAAAATTTTGTGCCAAACCACTCTGAAAAAGAAGGGTCCGACCCATTTCAACAACATGCCTATGCTTCCTTTCTGCATAGTCGTTTTATTCAGGTGTATGGAGACAACTTAATTGATGTGTAATGCTCTGGTCATTGAGAAAATTCTGAAAATTCTTGCTTAAGAACTCACCCCCTGAATCGGACCTGAGACATTGTATCTTACAGAAAAAGAAATTTTGAACTTTGAGAACAAAAGTCTTGAAAATTGAGTAGACATCAGATTTATAAACCATAGGATATAACCAGCTGTATTTAGTATAGTCATCTACCAAAATGAGGTAGTACTTGTAACTAGTACATGAAAGAGTGGGAGAATGACCATAAACATCTGTATGCAGTAAGTGAAATGGCCTAGTGGAGGTACAAGGCAAAGTAGAAAATGGTAATCTAGAGGTCTTCCCCATCTTACAATCAGTACAAATGGACCCTGAATTGACAGAACCAATAATAGGGAGTTGATTTTTATTTACAACATTATGTAATACTAAGCTCGATGGATGTCCGAGTCTTTTATGCTAGATATGAACATCTGCCTTAGCTATCATCAATGCCTTAGGAGAGAGTGCAATTCCAAAAGTACCATTAGATGCATTCCAATATAAAGGATATAAGCCACCTTCACAGAGGCCCTAGAAAAGCATATTCCCAGTGCTTAGGTCCTTTATATAGAATCCAAATGGATCAAAGGTCAAAGAAGCCCAATTGTCATAGACAAATTTGTAAACTGATAACAGGTTATGTGATGCTTTTGGAACTAAGCACATCATTGAGTTTAAATGTAGCATTGGAAGTATGAATTAAAACAGATCCAGTATGAGAAATATACAGACCTTTGCCATTACCAACAAACAGATGATCACTACCAGTGTAGGGAATGGCATAATTAAGAGAAGATGGATCAGGTGTCACATAGTGAGAAGCTTCACTATCAGTTAACTAATAGCTCGGTGGAGGAGAAGTAGCAGCAGGCATGCCAACAGGAGGTCCAGTGTTTGATCTTTGAGATGCAAACTGAATGAGTTTCTCACAATTGAGAGCTTCATGGCCATATTTGAGACATAATTGACACTGAAAATATCTCCCAGAAGAATAATTATTGAAGTTCTGACCAGAAAATGTGGATCTTGAATTAGGACCAGGTCCAATAAGACTATTAAAGTTGTTGTTGTGGTTACGATTGCCTCCAAAATGTGGATCTTGAATCAGCGACGTGTTGATTGTGCGTAGCCAGACCAATGTCACCCACGAGGTGTTTGAGTCCTCCGGCGGGAGGTTGAAGGTTGTGGGAAGAGCTGGTGTCGGCATTAACAACTTGGATCTGGCTGCGGCGACTGAGTTCGGGTGCTTGGTGGTGAACGCCCCCACAACCAACACCGTTGCGGCCGTCGAGCATTGGATTGCTTACGTCAGATGGCCTGGCTGTTGGGTATGTCGATTATGGGCTGTTCTCTTGCctagcttgggctgggtgccagcttATAAGGCTAGGGTGAAGTGATTTGGCTGGGGGCCGGCCTGTTTTGGGTGCTGTGTGTCGGGCAATCCACTCCCGGTGGACTTGCTTTaaagggagagagaaggaaaggaaAGAGAACGAATAAAGAGAATCTAGAGTGAGAAAGACACAGAAAGCTGGGGAGGGGGGAAAGattggaagagagaaaatagaaaaatcatAATAGATTggaagagaggggagagagaagaaaatgactgaatgagggagagaagaaaaaaatgaggtGAGAGGTGAGAGAAAAATCATAATAGATACGAAGAgaggggaaagaaaaaaaataggaagagataggatagaaagaaaaaatgagaGGAAAATGAGTTTAAAAActgattttttgtgttttttataaGCAAGCtaatttttaagttagttttgagttcaCTTTTTAAAAATAGTCATACCAAACAAGAATTATTAACTTTAGActcaaaaattgtttttgagttaaagaCCTTAGATCCAGACCTTAAAAATCTCATACTTTTATTAGAGGTGTCTTGTAaataaaaacaacttaaatGGACATGATAAATTGAGTTACACGTGGTGTCCCAGTCAAAGCAGTCAAAGTCCTTCTCTTATAAATGATAGGtgtatttttgctagccaaatCCTCGTCGGATTCTCTTTGTAAGGATCCTGAGAATCCtcaaatcacatccgttcatcgtacatcgtacatcatgcggtaAAAAATCAtcgtaatttttttatttaaaattgaatataaacagtatctgACAAAAATTAGTCACACGATGTAAGATGATCCAACGAGGATCCTGTCTCGTATTTTTTCTCACCACTCTCAAGGGTGGTAATGTTATCACCCTATTTAttatcatttgataaatttaaaatttgagatTTATATCTATCTATTACACAGatcttaaaataaataaagtaatgaGAATCAACGGTACTTGTAATGAGCAAAAATATTCTCATAAATAACGCGGATGCATATCAGCGAGATTTTCTCTCATTGGTACACGTTGCAAATCAAGGATTGGAATGCAAATCACGTCATTCTCATTCATGCAACGcaattgtaaatataattccaATTTCCAAACGAGTAGATTGAAAGCTATAGGTGACCCATTTTGACTGCTAATTTGTCGATATCCCAATTATCTCAAAATCTTAAACAACTAAGTTAAAGTTGGCACTGCCAGTTCGTCGCCTTGGCCAGCCGGCCCAACTCCGCCAAACCCACCCACGCGCCAGCACCACTCAACCCTACCAACCCATCTCCCATTACATTCCTTTCTGGAGAATCTGCACAACCCAAGCTCCTCCAACTTGGGTTGATTTTGTACTTAGCAGAATTAGATTCACATCAAAAAACCAGCTGATATGGTAGGAGAGAAACTAATATACAACCGAAAATATGAATTATATGTCGATTGTCAAGTGCTATAAGAATACGAAGATATACTTCGATTACAGACAAGCATTTAAAGATTGAAGTAAATTCTGCAACGGATATTCAAAAGAGAattaatgaagaaaaataatttgacaTGTGCGAAAATCATTTCCATGGACTAGTGACATTtgagaaaataaagaagaagaatttAATTGTAATATGATTAGCAAAAAGATGATGATCATTAGGCAAAAAGTGCAATTAGAAAGTAATTGTACTAAGAAAGAAGCATGAAAACAGTCATGTATTTACCAATCAGTATATTCACTTCAATCCAATGAAAATCAAAAGAGGTCCTCCTAATTAACATCTAAATCCTAATCATCAATTAAAACTGCACTAATCATCATTTTCTTGATGATTTAATCTTGATCTTGGCTTTGGAAGAACCATTAGCAGAACTACTCTTTTGCTTCTGAGAAGCTTTGGATGAATTCGGCTGAGATTTCTTCTTGCAAGATCTTCTCATCCCAAAAGAAGAAAGCTTTCTTCTCTTCTCCCGAACCTCTCTGATGGGCTCGAGCCTCGGCTTCCACAGCCGCGACCCAACAAGCTGCGTGTAGTCCTTCTGCAGCTGAGCCGTTGTGCAGACCCTGCTCTTGGCTTCCGTCGCCGCCGTGTCCTCTTCCTCATTGAGCTTTTTTTCCTCCAGCAGCTGCGATATAAACTCATCCGAAACGCGTATTCTCAAACACCCAGAAGGCGTTTTCTGTATATCGAACGGCTCGCAGCTCGCGGCCTTTCTAAGAAACGCGTTTCTGGACGAGTCTTTGGTGTTGCTGAAGGAAGCAATGGTGACGAACGAAAGCACGGATTGGAAAAACTGCTGGGGGAGGAGAAAGTACTTGTGGCCGAGCTGGAGCTGGTCGTCCTCCGACAGTGCCGGGATCTTCTGCCCGATGTAAAAAGAATCGGACCGGCACACTTGGTGTTTCGGAAACTCCGACGTGACTTCCGAAACGTGGATTGGTTGGTGGTAGACCAACACAAGCCCGTCCGATTTGATGAGCTTGATGGTGCCGATCGGGCGGGCTTTGTCTTTGGAACGGAGCTGCGTGCGAGATACGTGGTGGCTGCCCATTAATTGGAAGCACCACGGCACCATTTGGTGTGCGAAGAACCGCAACTTCATTTGTCAATGAGTGAGATCGGAGAGATGTAATTGGTTGGGAACCTTGAGCATATACGTTGATTGCAGAAAGATGGATGATGATAAGGTGTTCGATTAAATTAGTGAGGGAGCGAAAAGGGTTGTGGCTTTTGGGTATGGTGTGTGGGGTTGAGAAAATTGATTAGAAGCTAACAAGATATGAGGTGGGTTTCTTGGggtttatatataatttcaaaTGGAAACAAGACTAGTAAGATAcattatagtttattttaattccaacattattttaatttaatctaAAATTATCCAAAGGAAATTAGAActaaatgtagagagagaataTCTTGATTAAGCTGTAGGCAATGTTTAAAAATCAGTGTCGGTGGAAATATCAATATATAAATTTGTGAAAGTATCGACAGATATATCGATTTTAGTTACTCTCGatggaaataataaaaatttgttcaaaaatgtggaaatttaaaataaatcttTAAGGAATGTCATTTGGCAGTTTGTTG
Proteins encoded in this window:
- the LOC126595225 gene encoding uncharacterized mitochondrial protein AtMg00810-like; protein product: MEDEFQALQSTGTWDLVPFHPSLNLLDVSNAFLHGTLKEDVYMVQPPGFVDQSKPQHVCKLNRLFIKNDSTITFILVYVDDIIITGSSSTICQSIIAQLQTMFPVKDLSDIHYFIGIEVHRSTKDLFLHQSKYALDLLKKTDMIGVKPYSIPIGSAKLDHSGSHFFDPTFYRSTVRALQYLTWTWPNLAFAVNQVCQYMHSPWTIHSQAVKRILRYLKGTLDSGLWFTKGPQYLTTWFDADWAGCPVDRRSTSDYCVFLGLNLISWSAKKQCTVAQLSIEVKYRSLANTATELNWVCKVLQDISFHILKTLAIFCDNKSAIALAFNPVFHARTKHVEIDYHYIREKVLCGKVSVHHVASLFQLADIFTKSLPSDLFAELTSMLSVSSSHFSLRGCVRNIIGPSTSSVCD
- the LOC126597465 gene encoding uncharacterized protein LOC126597465 → MKLRFFAHQMVPWCFQLMGSHHVSRTQLRSKDKARPIGTIKLIKSDGLVLVYHQPIHVSEVTSEFPKHQVCRSDSFYIGQKIPALSEDDQLQLGHKYFLLPQQFFQSVLSFVTIASFSNTKDSSRNAFLRKAASCEPFDIQKTPSGCLRIRVSDEFISQLLEEKKLNEEEDTAATEAKSRVCTTAQLQKDYTQLVGSRLWKPRLEPIREVREKRRKLSSFGMRRSCKKKSQPNSSKASQKQKSSSANGSSKAKIKIKSSRK